TTCCGTCACCTTTTTCTGAGGCAGTTGTCTCAACACCGTCATCAACCGTTGTATCAAAATTTTTGAGTAAGTCTTCAAAAACCGGCGGAGTAACCTCAAATTTCACTTTTGTTGTATCAGGAAATTGCTTTTCTAAATGCAATTTTACTTTATTACCCAAATTGTCGAATTCAATTTTGACATCCGATTTTTCATCTTCAAATAATTCTGTGAATTTTTCTTGAAAACTCTTGTATTGAGAATTTTTTCCAAGATAGTTGCTAATACGCCAGAAAGCATTATGCCAACAGGCGTTGTTTTCCCATATTTTGCAACGCTTTCAAAGTATTGTTTGGTACTGATGTATTCAAACCTAGGC
The sequence above is drawn from the Parasegetibacter sp. NRK P23 genome and encodes:
- a CDS encoding AAA family ATPase, translating into MWENNACWHNAFWRISNYLGKNSQYKSFQEKFTELFEDEKSDVKIEFDNLGNKVKLHLEKQFPDTTKVKFEVTPPVFEDLLKNFDTTVDDGVETTASEKGDGMQRALMLAIIQAYAEFRRQNEDIGKSFLFFIDEAELHLHPTAQRNLKNVLLELSITMDQVFINTHSSVLVADEHDQ